In Sutterella faecalis, a genomic segment contains:
- a CDS encoding peptidase dimerization domain-containing protein: MLKIRTQGTTLLLMLLLSGSALAATQTLEVSLRGPGGHSNGNYGNTNAVHAAARSVMEIEKALPDAVIANLNGGSTVNAIAASASFEVTLTAKDEKALEAMKDKVVEAVKKGTDAENAFRGVKPGDKTSIGAPAAVRYEIR; this comes from the coding sequence GCTTAAGATCCGTACACAGGGCACGACCCTTCTCCTGATGCTTCTCCTCTCGGGAAGCGCGCTCGCTGCAACGCAGACGCTCGAAGTATCTCTTCGCGGTCCCGGAGGCCACTCAAACGGCAATTACGGCAACACCAATGCCGTCCATGCCGCCGCGCGAAGCGTGATGGAAATCGAAAAGGCCCTTCCGGATGCCGTCATTGCAAATCTCAACGGCGGCTCCACCGTCAACGCCATTGCGGCTTCCGCGTCCTTTGAGGTAACCCTCACCGCAAAGGATGAGAAGGCGCTCGAAGCCATGAAGGACAAGGTGGTCGAAGCGGTAAAGAAAGGCACTGACGCCGAAAACGCCTTCCGGGGCGTGAAGCCCGGCGACAAGACGAGCATCGGCGCGCCGGCGGCCGTCCGCTACGAAATCCGTTAA
- the mutM gene encoding bifunctional DNA-formamidopyrimidine glycosylase/DNA-(apurinic or apyrimidinic site) lyase, whose product MPELPEVEVTRRGLAPAVVGKVVTDAIVRVPKLRSPVPDLGGCLIGKRLVSLERRAKYLVWTFEAPNGKRERLVTHMGMSGSWRIWPAPAPEPHRHDHIDIVFGDTVLRYTDPRRFGDFRWFETDPFEAEPLRSLGKEPWDEAVTLSWFLSELKKTSRPVKEVLLSGIIVVGCGNIYASEALFEAGIRPTRRADRISAERAEKLLAAIRDVLAKAIASGGSTLHDFHGPEGETGWFPLACAVYGREGENCPKCGGKIKRIEQGGRSTFFCPHCQR is encoded by the coding sequence ATGCCGGAACTCCCAGAAGTTGAAGTAACGCGGCGAGGTCTCGCGCCCGCCGTGGTCGGGAAGGTGGTGACGGACGCCATTGTCCGCGTGCCGAAGCTTCGCTCTCCCGTGCCTGATCTTGGGGGCTGCCTCATCGGGAAAAGGCTCGTCAGCCTTGAGCGCAGGGCGAAATATCTCGTCTGGACGTTTGAGGCGCCGAACGGGAAAAGAGAGCGGCTCGTCACGCACATGGGAATGAGCGGCTCCTGGAGAATCTGGCCGGCACCCGCGCCCGAACCCCATCGCCACGACCATATCGACATCGTTTTCGGCGACACGGTGCTTCGCTATACCGACCCGAGGCGCTTCGGCGACTTCCGCTGGTTTGAGACGGACCCTTTTGAAGCGGAGCCGCTCCGGAGCCTCGGGAAAGAACCCTGGGACGAAGCGGTCACGCTTTCATGGTTCCTCTCGGAATTGAAGAAAACATCGAGGCCCGTCAAGGAAGTGCTCCTCTCCGGGATAATCGTCGTCGGATGCGGCAACATCTATGCGAGCGAGGCGCTCTTTGAAGCCGGGATCCGCCCGACGAGGCGAGCCGACCGGATTTCTGCGGAACGCGCGGAAAAGCTCCTTGCCGCCATTCGGGACGTGCTCGCTAAAGCCATCGCTTCGGGCGGCTCGACGCTTCACGACTTCCACGGCCCCGAGGGCGAAACCGGGTGGTTCCCGCTTGCGTGCGCGGTCTATGGTCGGGAAGGAGAGAACTGCCCGAAGTGCGGCGGGAAGATCAAAAGAATCGAGCAGGGCGGACGGTCGACCTTCTTCTGTCCGCACTGCCAGCGGTGA
- the bcsG gene encoding cellulose biosynthesis protein BcsG, whose protein sequence is MDPKAASPGGRTATADGLILPITGLGVWNLYFLAKFGLAWAGYLNLSPLWNALFIAVLLIPLRSGILRFLRGAAGIVCAFLLLWSESWLPGIESITANAGGIAGFSWNYILELALDFINWQMVGWGALGIILYVLLRNTIRITFVTLCCFVGMTVTPMVDAFFAGDAEKDESVVAAVNGGAAAGKNQAVSDSKTVKEWYEAFLAYEKERRAEFPTGIPEKDTPFDILLLNICSLSNDDLAASQLENHPLFSRFNIRFDNFNSATSYSGPAALRLLTGACGQPSHNDLYGERRTECETLNRLGALGFSQHVMMDHTGEYDDFLQVLRDKTGLSAPLESKGQPIPIRYMGFDDEELADTLALLRFWQRTTARAKEKRSVTFMNLISLHDGNRLPRHGRSEEFKPRAQRMFDDINTFIRELERTRRRVMIVLVPEHGAAVRGDRIQAQRLRDIPTLRITEVPTMVKFVGVRGLPEQPIHVTGDTSYLALTSLIGRTIEKNFFSKSGGAVPLEELVQNLPETHRVSENGQAKILELKDVEYLRRNDDDWKPYGG, encoded by the coding sequence ATCGACCCTAAGGCCGCGTCCCCGGGCGGACGCACGGCGACTGCCGACGGACTGATTCTGCCCATTACGGGACTGGGCGTCTGGAATCTCTACTTCCTCGCGAAGTTCGGACTCGCCTGGGCGGGATATCTCAATCTTTCGCCCCTCTGGAATGCGCTCTTCATTGCCGTGCTTCTCATTCCGCTCAGATCCGGCATCCTGCGGTTCCTGCGCGGCGCGGCGGGCATCGTCTGCGCCTTCCTCCTTCTCTGGAGCGAAAGCTGGCTCCCCGGGATTGAGAGCATTACGGCGAATGCGGGCGGCATTGCCGGGTTCTCGTGGAACTACATCCTCGAACTCGCACTCGACTTCATCAACTGGCAGATGGTCGGCTGGGGCGCGCTCGGCATCATTCTCTACGTGCTTCTCAGGAACACGATCCGCATCACCTTCGTCACGCTCTGCTGCTTCGTCGGCATGACGGTGACGCCGATGGTGGACGCATTTTTTGCGGGCGACGCCGAGAAGGATGAATCGGTTGTTGCCGCGGTCAACGGGGGCGCGGCTGCCGGAAAGAACCAGGCGGTATCGGACAGCAAGACCGTGAAGGAATGGTACGAGGCGTTCCTCGCCTACGAAAAGGAGCGCCGCGCGGAATTCCCGACGGGAATTCCGGAGAAGGACACGCCTTTCGACATTCTGCTTCTCAACATCTGCTCGCTCTCGAACGACGACCTCGCAGCGTCCCAGCTCGAGAATCATCCGCTCTTCTCGCGCTTCAACATCCGCTTCGACAACTTCAATTCCGCCACATCCTATTCGGGACCGGCGGCGCTGAGGCTCTTGACGGGGGCGTGCGGTCAGCCCTCGCATAATGACCTTTACGGCGAAAGACGGACGGAATGCGAAACGCTCAACCGCCTGGGGGCCCTGGGCTTCTCGCAGCACGTCATGATGGACCATACGGGCGAATACGACGACTTCCTCCAGGTTCTGCGCGACAAGACGGGCCTCTCGGCGCCGCTTGAAAGCAAGGGGCAGCCGATTCCGATCCGCTACATGGGCTTTGACGACGAGGAGCTCGCCGACACGCTCGCGCTCCTACGCTTCTGGCAGCGCACCACTGCGCGCGCGAAGGAAAAGAGAAGCGTCACCTTCATGAACCTCATTTCGCTTCATGACGGCAACCGCCTTCCGCGCCACGGGCGCTCGGAAGAGTTCAAGCCCCGCGCGCAGCGGATGTTCGACGACATCAACACCTTCATCCGCGAGCTCGAACGCACGCGCCGCCGCGTGATGATCGTCCTCGTGCCTGAGCACGGCGCCGCCGTGCGAGGCGACCGCATTCAGGCGCAGCGCCTTCGCGACATCCCGACCCTTCGCATTACGGAGGTGCCGACCATGGTGAAGTTCGTGGGCGTGAGGGGACTCCCCGAGCAGCCGATTCACGTGACGGGCGACACGAGCTACCTCGCGCTTACGTCGCTCATCGGCCGCACGATTGAAAAGAACTTCTTCTCGAAATCCGGGGGCGCCGTCCCGCTCGAGGAGCTCGTCCAGAACCTTCCGGAAACCCACCGGGTTTCTGAAAACGGTCAGGCGAAGATCCTTGAATTGAAGGATGTCGAGTACCTGAGGCGAAACGACGACGACTGGAAGCCTTACGGCGGTTGA
- the bcsZ gene encoding cellulose synthase complex periplasmic endoglucanase BcsZ — MKKTLLMSVLAAALALQALPANAWKLWDDFKASNIEAARVVDYSDARRITTSEGQSYALFFALVANDRTAFAALSDWTEKNLSAGDITKTLPSWLWGQTRAGDRNAWGVIDTNNAADSDMWIAWCYLEAGRLWSKSEYTAKGRAMLELLKKEVRDVENLGKVILPGRVGFEDKNGTVKLNPSYYPLFILRRFALEDAYWTDVYDGSLRMLIRSAPSGFAPEWARFTNQGRLVAPDSTDYTEGSYNAIRTYMWAGMMSPEDPGRFSLVERFQPMVEATRKLNFPPEKVNVVTADAEAPGPAYFGACLLSLLGNDRTAGLIRTVLTAEGVNKDRYYGNVLVLYGLGFDEGRFLFDRDGRLVIRMEEAEK; from the coding sequence ATGAAAAAGACCCTTTTGATGAGCGTGCTTGCCGCAGCACTCGCGCTTCAGGCGCTTCCGGCAAACGCGTGGAAGCTCTGGGACGACTTCAAGGCGTCCAATATTGAAGCCGCGCGCGTTGTCGACTATTCGGACGCGCGGCGCATCACGACGAGCGAAGGTCAGTCCTACGCGCTCTTCTTTGCGCTCGTGGCGAACGACCGGACAGCCTTTGCAGCGCTTTCCGACTGGACGGAAAAGAACCTTTCTGCGGGCGACATCACGAAGACGCTCCCTTCCTGGCTCTGGGGCCAGACGAGGGCAGGGGACAGAAACGCCTGGGGCGTCATCGACACCAACAATGCCGCCGACAGCGACATGTGGATTGCGTGGTGCTACCTCGAAGCCGGGCGTCTCTGGAGTAAGAGCGAATACACGGCAAAGGGCCGCGCGATGCTCGAACTCCTCAAAAAGGAAGTCCGCGACGTTGAAAACCTGGGGAAGGTGATCCTTCCCGGACGCGTGGGGTTTGAGGATAAGAACGGGACGGTTAAGCTCAATCCGAGCTACTACCCGCTCTTCATCCTCCGGCGCTTTGCGCTTGAAGACGCCTACTGGACGGACGTTTACGACGGCTCCCTCAGGATGCTGATTCGTTCCGCCCCGTCGGGCTTCGCTCCCGAATGGGCGCGATTCACGAACCAGGGAAGGCTCGTTGCGCCGGATTCGACCGACTACACCGAGGGAAGCTACAACGCCATCCGCACGTACATGTGGGCCGGCATGATGTCTCCCGAGGATCCGGGACGCTTCTCGCTCGTCGAGCGCTTCCAGCCGATGGTGGAAGCAACGAGAAAGCTCAATTTCCCGCCTGAAAAAGTGAATGTCGTCACTGCGGACGCAGAAGCGCCGGGGCCGGCCTATTTCGGCGCCTGCCTCCTGTCGCTTCTCGGCAATGACCGCACGGCGGGCCTGATCCGCACGGTGCTCACCGCTGAAGGCGTCAATAAGGACCGCTATTACGGGAACGTGCTGGTTCTCTACGGACTCGGGTTTGACGAAGGGCGATTCCTCTTCGACCGCGACGGCCGCCTCGTGATCCGAATGGAAGAGGCTGAAAAATAA
- a CDS encoding cellulose biosynthesis cyclic di-GMP-binding regulatory protein BcsB, translating into MRMTLKMEIDALGRSCLLALALSGLGISAAAAAPAQTQEPPQPVWRTDVAGSRIEKAPLIGLVPGGQARSVRLTGLSRTQFFDFGVRADEVVSRASLDLAFTVSASVLPQVSQLNFFVNGVLQQSVNLTKEMIGAPAKLSVPLNPKALNSRNQISIEFIGHIKSVCENPADESLWLDISNESTLVLEKSRIRLANDMTKLPAPFVDMNTMQATKLPFVFPEAPNAMAKEAAAILASWTGRMTNWRGADFPVFFNALPGPQHFVVFVTNDKKPRFLADFPKVEGPQVSVADAPGSLSAKMLVIAGRDEADLLTAAKALVREDNVMIGDVFRPGAVPETPAREAYDAPNWIPVGKTVPFSKLMEYPGQLTSRGYSMPPVQLPVRLPPDLYMTGNANLILNVRYRSTKPMTGETAQFRAFLNGSLIDSDPMAAKDGRGERVIALPGFYGAITDNPAGSLALMTQNVLSFGVDYERIAEGGSPENCKSIMILPHQMEVEPTSTIRLEGLWHQARMPNLKLFFQSGYPFTRYADLSQTAVLISDGASADEVATMLNAVGRLAAVTGAVADKVRVVSSASDPAAADRDILAIGRVVTRMSDINAENAADLQAHVEEAIRARNPGDAFPAPEVKVLAEPVAAVVGLESPLKSGRSVVALLSEGPASSLELNARLVKPGDLNNVGGTVAVVSPGNVAEFSVGDRYVVGDLPWYHRVWMRLSRHPGWLVVCALVSALVIGFAAFVFMRRWVGRRA; encoded by the coding sequence ATGAGGATGACTCTGAAGATGGAAATCGACGCATTAGGCAGAAGCTGCCTCCTTGCGCTCGCGCTCAGCGGCTTAGGGATATCAGCTGCCGCTGCGGCCCCCGCGCAGACTCAGGAACCCCCGCAGCCAGTGTGGCGCACGGACGTTGCCGGAAGCCGCATTGAAAAGGCTCCGCTGATCGGACTTGTGCCCGGAGGACAGGCGAGATCGGTGAGGCTCACGGGGCTCTCGCGCACGCAGTTCTTCGATTTCGGCGTGCGCGCCGACGAGGTCGTTTCCCGTGCGTCGCTCGACCTGGCATTTACGGTTTCCGCTTCCGTTCTGCCTCAGGTTTCGCAGCTCAATTTCTTCGTGAACGGCGTTCTGCAGCAGTCCGTCAATCTCACGAAGGAAATGATCGGCGCGCCCGCGAAGCTTTCGGTGCCCCTGAACCCCAAGGCGCTCAATTCCCGCAATCAGATCTCGATTGAATTCATCGGCCACATCAAGTCCGTCTGCGAGAACCCGGCGGACGAATCGCTCTGGCTCGATATTTCGAACGAAAGCACGCTCGTCCTCGAGAAATCCCGCATTCGGCTCGCGAACGACATGACGAAGCTGCCGGCGCCCTTCGTCGACATGAATACGATGCAGGCGACGAAGCTGCCCTTCGTCTTCCCGGAAGCGCCGAACGCCATGGCAAAGGAAGCCGCGGCGATTCTCGCGAGCTGGACGGGCCGCATGACCAACTGGCGCGGCGCGGACTTTCCCGTCTTCTTCAATGCGCTTCCCGGGCCTCAGCATTTCGTAGTCTTTGTGACGAACGACAAGAAGCCGAGGTTCCTCGCCGACTTCCCGAAGGTTGAAGGGCCGCAGGTGTCAGTGGCCGATGCCCCGGGCAGTCTTTCGGCCAAGATGCTCGTGATTGCCGGGCGCGATGAGGCGGATCTCCTCACGGCGGCAAAGGCCCTCGTGCGGGAAGACAACGTCATGATCGGCGACGTCTTCCGTCCAGGCGCGGTTCCTGAAACGCCCGCCCGCGAAGCCTATGATGCGCCCAACTGGATTCCCGTCGGGAAGACTGTTCCCTTCTCGAAGCTCATGGAATATCCGGGGCAGCTGACGAGCCGCGGCTACAGCATGCCGCCCGTGCAGCTCCCCGTGCGGCTTCCGCCTGATCTCTACATGACGGGGAACGCCAACCTGATTCTCAATGTCCGCTACCGCAGCACCAAGCCCATGACGGGCGAAACGGCGCAGTTCCGGGCGTTTCTGAACGGCTCCCTCATCGATTCCGACCCGATGGCCGCCAAGGACGGCCGGGGCGAACGCGTGATTGCGCTTCCCGGCTTCTACGGCGCCATTACCGATAATCCCGCGGGTTCGCTCGCGCTCATGACGCAGAACGTGCTCTCGTTCGGCGTCGACTACGAGCGCATCGCCGAGGGCGGGTCGCCGGAAAACTGCAAGTCGATCATGATCCTCCCGCATCAGATGGAGGTGGAGCCCACTTCGACCATTCGCCTCGAGGGGCTTTGGCATCAGGCGAGAATGCCGAACCTGAAGCTCTTCTTCCAGAGCGGCTATCCCTTCACCAGGTACGCGGATCTTTCGCAGACGGCGGTGCTCATTTCCGACGGCGCTTCGGCCGATGAAGTGGCAACGATGTTGAATGCCGTCGGTCGGCTCGCCGCCGTGACGGGTGCCGTTGCCGACAAGGTGAGGGTGGTATCGAGCGCGAGCGACCCGGCCGCAGCGGACCGCGACATCCTCGCGATCGGCCGCGTCGTCACGCGGATGAGCGACATCAATGCGGAAAATGCCGCCGACCTTCAGGCGCATGTGGAGGAAGCCATTCGCGCCAGGAACCCGGGCGACGCCTTCCCGGCGCCGGAGGTGAAGGTGCTTGCCGAACCCGTGGCGGCCGTGGTGGGGCTCGAGTCGCCGCTCAAATCCGGCCGCTCCGTTGTGGCGCTTCTCTCTGAGGGCCCGGCGAGTTCGCTCGAACTCAATGCCCGTCTCGTGAAGCCGGGCGACCTCAATAATGTGGGCGGGACGGTTGCGGTCGTGAGCCCGGGGAACGTCGCGGAATTCTCCGTGGGCGACCGCTATGTGGTCGGGGACCTTCCCTGGTACCACCGCGTCTGGATGAGGCTTTCGCGCCATCCGGGCTGGCTTGTTGTCTGCGCGCTCGTGTCGGCGCTCGTGATCGGCTTTGCCGCCTTTGTCTTCATGCGCCGCTGGGTTGGAAGGAGAGCCTGA
- the bcsA gene encoding UDP-forming cellulose synthase catalytic subunit encodes MSLWKASGAGKAAIAVNAFFLALLLIIVPIEREPFRSIARRKAYFYPQVDFDRPRILDPLRLVIQTFWLLFVKPTDPYHPVRSPWSRLVDAVVRILRALGAVISRIGSAWGAFCLALVKRLPALSNQGEKSEAGSGRGQTIIVWTIVLLGLALAALCITQPFTLEGQVIFLSFMFFSMIALVRVKARITLMLLFVISIVVSGRYLWWRATSTLNTNTWLDVLFTSLLLGAELYAFAVMCFGYFQVCWTLDRKICPLPEDRAVWPDVDIFIPTYNESLDVIKPTVFAALNLDWPKEKLHVHILDDGSRDAFRQFADEVGAGYIKRDEHNHAKAGNINHALTVTSGEHIVIFDCDHVPSKDFLVSTVGWLVKDPKIALVQTPHHFYSPDPFEKNMHLDRALPIENSLFHDFIQKGNDTWNATMFCGSSAVMRRKALLEVGGIAVETVTEDAHTSLKLNRRGWKSAFIERPVASGLSTDTLAAHIGQRIRWARGMIQILRLDCPLLGRGLTLAQRLCFFNAMLHFLHGLPRIIFLLAPLPYMLADVYVIYATAASIFAYVIPHMVHSAVTNQRLQHGYRYPFLSGVYETVLSWYILIPTTVALIAPKIGKFNVTAKGGTIDSKYLDWHISKPYLVLIALNFAGLLAGFWKAFASPDPEYLTLAINMGWIVYNLMVLGATMAVAVEDVQKDKFPRVPLNLSAKIVLPDGSELPAEVCEFSQEGVRVLAAQGNDAEFAALLTMPAGETLQIELPADDGRREVFRASLAPEDPTRTDLPKGGRDLIFEFESYADERRFNSLTFSRRGIWAKKPDETVDDRFITGFLELGRIALYGYRSMIEFLPGKMLPAFRDLIGSLLPRTPRREKDLVGLR; translated from the coding sequence TTGTCTCTATGGAAAGCCAGCGGGGCAGGGAAGGCCGCGATTGCGGTCAATGCCTTCTTTCTTGCACTCCTTCTAATCATTGTGCCCATTGAGCGGGAGCCCTTCCGGAGCATTGCGAGGCGCAAGGCTTATTTCTACCCGCAGGTCGACTTTGATCGTCCGCGGATTCTGGATCCTCTGAGGCTCGTCATTCAGACCTTCTGGCTTCTCTTTGTGAAGCCGACTGACCCGTATCATCCCGTTCGCTCCCCGTGGTCGCGTCTTGTTGATGCGGTCGTTCGCATTCTGCGCGCATTGGGCGCCGTCATTTCCCGCATTGGTTCGGCCTGGGGCGCCTTCTGCCTCGCGCTCGTAAAGCGCCTGCCGGCGCTTTCCAACCAGGGCGAAAAGAGCGAGGCCGGGTCGGGCCGCGGACAGACCATCATCGTCTGGACGATCGTTCTTCTGGGACTTGCGCTCGCGGCGCTCTGCATTACGCAGCCCTTTACGCTCGAAGGTCAGGTGATCTTCCTCTCCTTCATGTTCTTCTCGATGATCGCGCTCGTGCGGGTGAAGGCGCGCATCACGCTCATGCTGCTCTTCGTGATTTCGATCGTCGTTTCGGGGCGCTACCTCTGGTGGCGCGCGACGTCGACCCTCAACACGAATACGTGGCTTGACGTCCTCTTTACGTCGCTCCTTCTCGGCGCGGAACTCTATGCCTTTGCGGTGATGTGCTTCGGCTACTTCCAGGTCTGCTGGACGCTTGACCGCAAAATCTGTCCGCTCCCCGAGGACCGCGCGGTCTGGCCCGACGTGGACATCTTCATTCCGACCTACAACGAGTCGCTCGACGTGATCAAGCCCACGGTCTTTGCCGCGCTCAATCTCGACTGGCCGAAGGAGAAGCTTCACGTCCACATTCTCGACGACGGGAGCCGCGATGCTTTCCGGCAGTTCGCCGACGAGGTGGGCGCCGGCTACATCAAGCGCGATGAGCACAATCACGCGAAGGCGGGCAACATCAATCACGCTCTGACCGTTACTTCGGGCGAACACATCGTCATCTTCGACTGCGACCACGTGCCTTCGAAGGACTTCCTCGTCTCGACCGTGGGCTGGCTCGTGAAGGACCCGAAGATCGCGCTCGTGCAGACGCCGCATCACTTCTATTCGCCCGATCCCTTCGAAAAGAACATGCACCTCGACCGGGCGCTTCCGATCGAGAATTCACTCTTTCACGACTTCATCCAGAAGGGGAACGACACCTGGAACGCCACGATGTTCTGCGGCTCATCGGCCGTCATGAGAAGAAAGGCGCTTCTGGAAGTAGGCGGCATTGCTGTTGAGACGGTGACCGAGGACGCTCATACGTCCCTGAAGCTCAACCGCCGCGGCTGGAAGTCGGCCTTCATTGAACGTCCGGTCGCCTCGGGGCTCTCGACCGATACGCTTGCCGCCCATATCGGGCAGCGCATCCGCTGGGCGCGCGGGATGATTCAGATTCTGAGGCTCGACTGCCCGCTTCTCGGGCGCGGGCTCACGCTCGCGCAGAGGCTCTGCTTCTTCAACGCAATGCTCCACTTCCTGCACGGGCTCCCGCGCATCATCTTCCTTCTTGCGCCCTTGCCCTACATGCTCGCCGACGTGTACGTGATCTATGCCACCGCCGCATCGATCTTCGCCTACGTTATTCCGCACATGGTGCATTCGGCGGTAACGAACCAGCGCCTGCAGCACGGGTACCGGTATCCCTTCCTTTCGGGCGTCTATGAGACGGTGCTCTCCTGGTACATCCTGATCCCGACGACGGTGGCGCTCATCGCGCCCAAAATCGGCAAATTCAACGTCACGGCCAAGGGCGGCACGATCGACAGCAAGTACCTCGACTGGCATATCTCAAAGCCCTACCTGGTGCTCATCGCGCTCAATTTTGCGGGACTGCTTGCGGGCTTCTGGAAGGCCTTCGCGTCGCCTGATCCCGAATATCTGACTCTTGCGATCAATATGGGCTGGATCGTCTACAACCTGATGGTTCTGGGCGCCACGATGGCCGTTGCCGTCGAGGACGTGCAGAAGGACAAGTTCCCGCGAGTGCCGTTGAACCTCTCCGCAAAGATTGTTCTTCCCGACGGTTCGGAACTCCCGGCAGAGGTCTGCGAATTCTCCCAGGAAGGCGTGCGGGTTCTTGCGGCTCAAGGAAATGACGCCGAATTTGCGGCGCTTCTCACGATGCCCGCCGGCGAAACCCTTCAGATTGAACTCCCCGCCGACGACGGCAGAAGGGAAGTTTTCCGCGCGAGCCTCGCACCGGAAGACCCGACGCGAACGGATCTCCCGAAGGGCGGGCGCGACCTTATTTTCGAGTTCGAAAGCTATGCCGACGAGCGGCGCTTCAATTCGCTCACCTTCTCGCGGCGCGGGATCTGGGCGAAGAAGCCCGATGAGACGGTCGACGACCGCTTCATCACGGGCTTCCTCGAACTCGGCCGCATTGCGCTCTACGGCTACCGCTCCATGATCGAATTTCTCCCCGGGAAGATGCTCCCGGCGTTCCGCGATTTGATCGGGTCGCTTCTCCCGAGAACGCCCCGGCGCGAGAAGGATCTCGTCGGTCTGCGCTGA
- a CDS encoding 2-hydroxyacid dehydrogenase, with amino-acid sequence MQNGRPIIVNLIPSSNPAHPLLKRLPEIGAVFHRDRMNEKEFREVAPHADVLISASNLKVTDEELSHYPALRMVGDFGVGFDGFDVSAIARRGLRACHTPDVLSEDVADLAIGLLLALARSLPAADAFVRAGRWPNENFPLGRRVAGCRLGIAGLGRIGKVVAERARAFRMEVGYTARAPKDVPWQYFETVKDLAAWCDALIVVIPATPETHHLINREVLEALGPKGFLVNIARGALVDTEALIEALERKTIAGAALDVFEHEPHVEAGLLKLGNVVLAPHIGSATVETRDAMAELVMENIRLALNGQPLATPIPGTRKD; translated from the coding sequence ATGCAGAACGGCCGTCCGATCATCGTCAACCTTATTCCCTCCTCCAACCCGGCTCACCCGCTCCTGAAGCGCCTCCCCGAAATCGGCGCGGTCTTTCACCGCGACCGCATGAATGAAAAAGAGTTTAGAGAAGTCGCGCCCCATGCCGACGTGCTCATTTCCGCCTCCAACCTCAAAGTGACGGACGAAGAGCTTTCGCACTACCCGGCGCTTCGCATGGTGGGCGACTTCGGCGTGGGCTTCGACGGCTTTGATGTTTCCGCCATCGCCCGCCGGGGGCTTCGCGCCTGCCATACGCCGGACGTGCTCTCTGAAGACGTGGCCGACCTCGCGATCGGGCTTCTCCTTGCGCTTGCGAGGTCGCTTCCCGCCGCCGACGCCTTCGTGCGCGCCGGAAGATGGCCCAATGAAAACTTCCCCCTTGGCCGCCGCGTCGCCGGATGCCGGCTCGGCATCGCCGGGCTCGGCCGAATCGGCAAGGTCGTCGCCGAACGCGCCCGCGCCTTCCGGATGGAAGTGGGCTACACGGCGCGCGCGCCGAAGGATGTGCCCTGGCAGTACTTTGAAACGGTGAAGGATCTCGCCGCCTGGTGCGATGCGCTCATCGTCGTCATTCCGGCCACGCCTGAAACGCATCATCTCATCAATCGCGAGGTGCTCGAGGCCCTGGGCCCGAAAGGATTCCTCGTCAACATCGCCCGCGGCGCGCTTGTGGATACGGAAGCGCTCATTGAGGCGCTCGAAAGGAAAACGATCGCGGGCGCTGCGCTTGACGTCTTCGAGCACGAGCCGCATGTTGAAGCGGGGCTTCTCAAGCTCGGGAACGTTGTGCTTGCACCCCACATCGGCTCCGCAACCGTCGAAACGCGCGACGCCATGGCGGAACTCGTGATGGAAAACATCCGTCTCGCGCTCAACGGGCAGCCGCTCGCGACGCCGATTCCGGGAACCCGGAAGGATTGA
- a CDS encoding type II toxin-antitoxin system Phd/YefM family antitoxin, with protein MEPLSISDARKNLSSLVQALNSDNLEPVRINVRGKTVAVLLSSEEYERMRRQILDQEIDEIFTEFHDANAALTSK; from the coding sequence ATGGAACCTCTTTCCATTTCTGATGCGCGCAAAAATCTTTCTTCTCTTGTTCAGGCGCTCAATTCAGACAACCTGGAGCCCGTACGCATCAATGTGCGCGGGAAGACCGTTGCCGTACTCCTCTCGAGCGAGGAGTACGAGCGCATGCGCAGACAGATCCTCGATCAGGAGATAGACGAGATTTTTACTGAATTTCATGACGCCAATGCGGCGCTGACTTCGAAATGA
- a CDS encoding type II toxin-antitoxin system death-on-curing family toxin, with protein MTACIRHLAAEEIIRVHDLAVEVFGGLPGVVSQGKVEALIARVINFSAYEGIDDLYALAAMYCIAIARGHVFSDGNKRASMNSAILFLLRNGVRLRSVPGLDDVIVRTAAGEMRLPELAEYFRKMPQTVLRR; from the coding sequence ATGACTGCTTGTATCCGTCATCTCGCCGCAGAAGAGATCATCCGCGTTCACGACCTGGCCGTCGAGGTCTTTGGAGGCCTGCCGGGAGTCGTTTCGCAAGGCAAAGTCGAAGCGCTGATTGCTCGCGTCATTAATTTTTCAGCGTACGAAGGCATCGACGATCTCTACGCACTGGCGGCTATGTATTGCATTGCCATAGCCCGAGGGCACGTCTTTTCTGACGGAAACAAGCGCGCCTCCATGAACTCTGCCATTCTCTTTCTTCTGCGCAACGGCGTGAGGCTCCGGAGCGTTCCGGGTTTGGACGATGTCATCGTCAGAACGGCCGCCGGCGAGATGCGCCTCCCTGAGCTCGCGGAATATTTCCGGAAAATGCCTCAGACGGTCTTACGCAGATGA